From Chloroflexota bacterium:
CATCCCCGGCTGCCGGGCGAGACCGGAGGTGACCACGACGACATCGCTGCCGGCGGTGTCGGCGTAGTCGTTCGTGCCGACGACCCGCGCATCATGGCCCACGACCGGCGCCGCCTCCGCGAGGTCGAGACCCTTGCCCTGGGGAAGCCCCTCGACGATGTCCACGAGCACCACGTCCGCGAGACCGGCCTCCGCGATCCGCTGCGCGCTGGTCGCGCCGACGTTGCCGGCGCCGATAACGGTGACCTTGTGGCGGGCCATGGTGGGAGGCTCCTTCGGGGCTACGGGGAGTGCGGCCGACGCCGCGGGTCCAGGGATTCTACGTACCGGCGACCCGTGGGCCCGCCGCAGCCACCTCGGGATCGACCCCGTCCCGGAATGCGGCGAAGTTCTCCGCGAACATCGCGGCGAGTCGCGCCGCAGCCCGATCGTACGCGGCACCGTCCGCCCATGTGGAGCGAGGCGAGAGGAACGAGGCCGGCACATCGGGACAGGCGACCGGTACCTCGATGCCGAAGATCGGATCGCTGACCGTCGGCACCCCGTCGAGGGCCCCGGACAGCGCGGCCCGGACCATCGAGCGGGTGTGGTTGATGTTCATCCGCTCCCCGGTGCCGTACGGTCCACCCGTCCAGCCGGTGTTGACGAGCCAGACGGGGACGTCCCATCGCGCCAGCCGCTCGGCGAGCATCCGCGCGTACTCGCCCGGATGGCGGGGCGTGAACGGCGCCCCGAAGCACGTGCTGAAGGTCGCCTTCGGCTCCCTGACCCCGACCTCCGTCCCGGCGAGCTTCGCCGTGTACCCGCTGATGAAGTGGTAGGCGGCCTGGGCATGCGTCAGGCGCGAGATCGGCGGCAGCACGCCGAAGGCATCGGCCGTCAGGAGCACGACGTTCCGGGGTTGCCCGGCGATGCCGGTCGGATCCGCGTTGCCGATGAAGTCGAGCGGATAGGCAGCCCGCGTGTTCTCCGTAAACCGCTCGGAGTCGAGGTCGAGCTCCCGGGTCACGGGATCCAGATCGAGGTTCTCGAGGATCGTCCCGAAGCGACGGGTCGTGGCGAAGATGTCCGGCTCGTACATCGGCGAGAGGCGGATCGTCTTGGCGTAGCAGCCCCCCTCGAAGTTGAAGAGGCCGTCCGGTCCCCAGCCGTGCTCATCGTCGCCGATGAGGGTCCGCTCGGGATCGGCGGAGAGCGTCGTCTTCCCCGTCCCCGAGAGGCCGAAGAAGATGGCCGGATCGTCCGCCGCGCCGACGTTCACCGACGAGTGCATCGGCAACACCCCCTCGTCGGGGAGGAGGTAGTTCATGACCGTGAAGGCGCCCTTCTTGATCTCGCCGGCGTACTCGGTCCCGACGATGAGGATCTCCATCCTGGCGAAATTCAGGAGAATCGCCGTCTCCGTGCGCGTTCCCTCCGTCGCCGGATCCGCCCTGAATGACGGGACGTCGATGATCGTGAAGTTCGGCACGAACCGCGCGAGGTCGGCGGCGGACGGTCGG
This genomic window contains:
- the pckA gene encoding phosphoenolpyruvate carboxykinase (ATP), producing MTSAPTNPRTRQATSAGPTPPPFGRHIRANLATAELYEDAIRAGEGIVAAAGPLVVRTGKHTGRSPQDKFIVREPSSEGKIWWGDVNRAITPEHYDRLRARLVAYLADRPLYAQDCFIGADPAHRRSLRVYTETAWASIFSRNLFRRPSAADLARFVPNFTIIDVPSFRADPATEGTRTETAILLNFARMEILIVGTEYAGEIKKGAFTVMNYLLPDEGVLPMHSSVNVGAADDPAIFFGLSGTGKTTLSADPERTLIGDDEHGWGPDGLFNFEGGCYAKTIRLSPMYEPDIFATTRRFGTILENLDLDPVTRELDLDSERFTENTRAAYPLDFIGNADPTGIAGQPRNVVLLTADAFGVLPPISRLTHAQAAYHFISGYTAKLAGTEVGVREPKATFSTCFGAPFTPRHPGEYARMLAERLARWDVPVWLVNTGWTGGPYGTGERMNINHTRSMVRAALSGALDGVPTVSDPIFGIEVPVACPDVPASFLSPRSTWADGAAYDRAAARLAAMFAENFAAFRDGVDPEVAAAGPRVAGT